The region GCATTGGCGGAAGGTGAAACCGTAATGCCATTCACCGACATTCCGGCCAATGCAAACTTCGCCACCAATGGCGAACGCCGGAACTATGACGTTCGTAAGATCGACGGTCCCTTCACGCCCAAAGACGAGTTCTTCACCACTCAGCATTACCCGCATCCGCAGATCGATCCTGTGGCCTTTCGCCTGAAAATTTCCGGCCTGGTGAACAAGCCGATGTCGATCTCACTCGATGAACTCAAGAAAATGAAAGCAACGGATCTCGTCGCGGGATTCGAATGTTCCGGAAACCGCCGCCCGACGCAGGGCCTGTCCGGCAATGGTAAATGGACGGGCGTCACCCTGAAAACCGTTCTCGATTCCGCCGGTCTCAAACCGGCAGCGAGGGAGATCGTTTTCTATGGCGCCGATCATGGCGAAGAAGAAGTCGAATTCCGTACACAGAAATACAAAGTCGATTACAACTTCGGCCGCAGCCTGTCGCGAGAGAAAGCTTTGTCAGCTGAACCCTTCGTGGCCTGGGCACTGAACGGCGAGCCGCTGACGCGATTCCAGGGGGCGCCGTTACGGCTGATTGTGCCCGGATGGTATGGAGTCTCGAATGTGAAATGGCTCTCGCAAATCCACGCTCAGGAAGAACGGTACATGGGCAAATACCAGACACGCTGGTATCGAACGGTGCGCGGCGAAATGATCGACGGCGAGATGCGCTGGAACGAGACGGAAGTGACGCACATGCAGCTGAAATCGTTCATCGCTCGCGTCACGAAGGAAGGCGGCAAGTATAAGGTTCTGGGAGTGGTGCTGAATGACGGCACACCGCTGAAATCCGTCGAAGTGAAGGTTGACGATGGGCCCTGGCAGGTGGCAACGATGGATCCGTCGACCAAGGAGAAATACGGCTGGAAGCTGTTTACCTACATCTGGACCGGCGCGATGCCCGGCGAACATACGGTGGTCTCACGCGTGACGGACGCAACAGGAAAGGTGCAGCCGACGGAGAAGGACCTGGAGAATAAGAAATCCTTCCTGGAAGACAATTCGCAGCAACCGCGAAAGGTGATGATCTCTTAAAACTCTATTGGAGGTTGCATCATTGGAGGTTTCTCCTTTTCTATATTTGAAATGCAGAAACCTCCAATGATGCAATCTCCAATAGGTTTTGTCTTCCTGTCTACCCCTCCACCCTCTCGACGAACTCCACTTCATCCGCCGTCAGCTCGAAGTCATAAACTTTCAGATCTTCCTTCATGTGCGGCAGGCTTGTCGTTCCAGTGAGCGGTACCATTCCCACCTGCATTGCAAACTTGAAAATCACCTGCTCGGCGCCGGCGCCGGCGCGGCGGGCGATCGCCTGGAC is a window of Terriglobia bacterium DNA encoding:
- a CDS encoding molybdopterin-dependent oxidoreductase, whose product is MTMQTTRRDILKGSLALAGLGLMGLPEWALPALAEGETVMPFTDIPANANFATNGERRNYDVRKIDGPFTPKDEFFTTQHYPHPQIDPVAFRLKISGLVNKPMSISLDELKKMKATDLVAGFECSGNRRPTQGLSGNGKWTGVTLKTVLDSAGLKPAAREIVFYGADHGEEEVEFRTQKYKVDYNFGRSLSREKALSAEPFVAWALNGEPLTRFQGAPLRLIVPGWYGVSNVKWLSQIHAQEERYMGKYQTRWYRTVRGEMIDGEMRWNETEVTHMQLKSFIARVTKEGGKYKVLGVVLNDGTPLKSVEVKVDDGPWQVATMDPSTKEKYGWKLFTYIWTGAMPGEHTVVSRVTDATGKVQPTEKDLENKKSFLEDNSQQPRKVMIS